In Nocardioides nitrophenolicus, the genomic window CGTCGGCGAGCACCACGCCTCGCCGCCGTTGCCCCACTGCGGGTAGTGGCCGGTGTGGATCATCTGGGAGTAGCGGGGGACGGCGAGCTCGACGCCCCGGGCCACGCCGGGCGCCGAGACCGCGCCGGGGGTGGCGGGCAGGCGGGAGGTCAGCACGGTCGCGAGGTCCACCCGCGGCGCCTTCCGGCCGGCCTCGCGGCGCAGCGTGACCCGGATCCGGTACGCCGCCAGCCCGGGCGTCTTCCAGGTGTCGGTCGCGAGCCGGGTGCCGTCGTCGGTCTGGGCGCCACCGGAGCGCCGCTTGACGACCTTGTCCTTCGCGGCCCACCGGGCCAGCGAGTCCCACGACGTCCGCGCGCCACCGGCGGTGCGGCCGCGGACCTCGACCTCGATCCAGCTGGAGCCGGGCGTCCGCGCGGACCAGGAGGCGATCAGCTCGGTGTAGTCGAAGCCGGGGGAGACCCACGGGCTCTTCCAGCGGGTGCCGAGGTAGCTGCGGCCGTAGCGTCGTTCGGTCGCCGTCGGCTTCCAGGTCTGCGGGGTGAGCCGCTGCAGGTGCACCTGCCGCTCGGACACCGCGGCCGCGGCGACCGCCTCGGAGCCGTGTCGTCTCGCGTGATCGTTGCCGGAGCGGTCGGCGACCACGGCGAGCCCGGCCGCCAGGCAGGCGACCAGCGCGAGGGACAGGGACACGACGGGAACGGGGAAGGACCGGCGCACCGGTCAACGGTACGTCACATCCGTCACTTGCGTCACACGGACGTCGCCCGGGTGGGCACGACCCCCTGAACCCGCCCTTGGTCACAACCGCGAGCGACGATGTGAGGCGGACCCGCACGGATCCCTAGACTGGCGGGGTGACCATCCGGCTCTACGACACCGCGACCCGCGAAGTACGTGACTTCGTGCCCCTCCAGGAGGGCAGGGTGGGTCTCTACGTCTGTGGGCTGACGGTCCAGAGCGA contains:
- a CDS encoding C39 family peptidase; amino-acid sequence: MRRSFPVPVVSLSLALVACLAAGLAVVADRSGNDHARRHGSEAVAAAAVSERQVHLQRLTPQTWKPTATERRYGRSYLGTRWKSPWVSPGFDYTELIASWSARTPGSSWIEVEVRGRTAGGARTSWDSLARWAAKDKVVKRRSGGAQTDDGTRLATDTWKTPGLAAYRIRVTLRREAGRKAPRVDLATVLTSRLPATPGAVSAPGVARGVELAVPRYSQMIHTGHYPQWGNGGEAWCSPTSTSMVLGYYGRLPGPGGYAWVPAGHPDPWVDAAARLTYDHAYEGTGNWPFNTAYAARRLGAGGEAFVTRLRDLTDAELLVRSGIPPVISIAFARGELSGAPISASNGHLLVIVGFTATGDVIVNDPAAANADGVRRVYPRAQLERVWLQASGGTAYVIHDAAHPLPAAPGGNW